A part of Leishmania panamensis strain MHOM/PA/94/PSC-1 chromosome 34 sequence genomic DNA contains:
- a CDS encoding hypothetical protein (TriTrypDB/GeneDB-style sysID: LpmP.34.0390) has translation MLGGFTNYAHLRLRDHRPGNGDYELPPGFGPKSSSSKRSIFARHYVSVGSESCSAGPGAYLLPTTIGRGRSTRFARQSSDRSGSAAKESAGQLLSDRSLPVAAPPKQYSMALCPDTPSYSLCGRLKSAWDQQSTHASPGPAAYVVPGYFDTLDPEHQQHPWSGLAPGVHLGIRTVLPESREKEGVPGPGAYNLVRFGDELPRTREPLVIRCSRRGGGVAETPGPGAYDDPTSIGYRADQVRIKRLLTQSSTFGGRWRKREFHTPGPGPAAYNTLTATKLLEKNQRHSPRFVRRHPALDRQSVAEAAAAHMEEFSGAPALHSFPTLPSDFDFDFRKGKTIDGRRHESLARLEPSPSMTRAADDKPSGSRAFWEPPPPPGGRFAATPYDPSAQSLAAKKARADAARLSEGANSVPGPGSYNVEADLMTRRVPASLFGRMLSAKSVSAENGVPGPGQYRLVDETDSRGTLFYKGDFHPRGCSGQGRSAEESLGVGPGAHYNDDTMYSCSINGDRANNKGYTMGIRYPARATYQYCAPYDKTTNINCVYEDELNWEVRPSQHLPPVRRGKQ, from the coding sequence ATGCTTGGAGGCTTCACCAACTACGCCCACTTGCGGCTGCGGGATCATCGGCCCGGCAACGGCGATTACGAGCTTCCACCAGGGTTCGGCCCTAAGTCAAGCTCCTCGAAGCGCTCCATCTTTGCGCGCCACTACGTGTCGGTGGGTAGTGAGTCATGCAGCGCAGGACCTGGAGCATATTTACTTCCCACGACTATCGGCAGGGGCCGCTCAACGCGCTTTGCGCGGCAGTCGAGTGACCGGAGCGGGTCAGCAGCAAAGGAGTCTGCTGGCCAGTTGCTCAGCGACCGCTCGCTCCCAGTCGCTGCCCCCCCAAAGCAATACAGCATGGCGCTCTGCCCCGACACTCCCTCCTATAGTCTCTGCGGTCGTCTCAAGTCCGCGTGGGATCAGCAGAGCACCCATGCTTCTCCTGGTCCTGCCGCTTACGTTGTGCCCGGGTACTTCGACACGCTGGACCCCGAGCACCAACAGCACCCGTGGTCGGGCCTGGCACCCGGTGTCCACTTGGGCATTCGCACAGTGCTGCCGGAGTCGCGCGAGAAGGAGGGCGTACCAGGCCCTGGGGCATACAACCTTGTACGGTTTGGCGATGAGCTGCCCCGCACCCGCGAACCCCTTGTCATTCGATGCAGtcgtcgtggcggcggtgtcgccgaAACCCCTGGTCCTGGTGCGTACGACGATCCAACGTCCATCGGCTACCGTGCCGACCAAGTGCGAATAAAGCGTCTCCTTACGCAGAGCTCCACGTTTGGTGGTCGCTGGCGTAAGCGGGAGTTTCACACGCCTGGGCCCGGGCCTGCTGCGTACAACACTCTCACAGCGACAAAGCTGCTCGAGAAAAACCAGCGACACTCCCCCAGGTTTGTGCGGCGTCACCCAGCGCTGGATCGACAGTCCGTTgcagaggctgctgctgcgcacatgGAGGAGTTCTCCGGCGCTCCTGCCCTGCATTCCTTTCCTACCCTCCCCTCGGACTTCGACTTTGACTTTAGGAAAGGCAAAACGATTGATGGTAGGCGTCACGAGTCGCTGGCACGGCTGGAgccctctccctcgatgACGCGGGCCGCAGACGACAAGCCAAGTGGCAGCCGCGCCTTCTGGGAgcccccgccgcctcccGGTGGCCGTTTCGCAGCAACGCCCTATGACCCAAGCGCGCAGAGTCTTGCCGCCAAGAAAGCGAGGGCTGATGCGGCACGCCTTTCAGAAGGGGCAAACTCGGTTCCTGGGCCGGGGTCGTACAATGTGGAGGCGGACCTCATGACTCGCCGCGTTCCAGCCTCATTGTTTGGCCGAATGTTGAGCGCCAAGTCTGTCTCTGCTGAAAATGGGGTCCCAGGTCCGGGTCAGTACCGCCTAGTCGACGAGACGGACAGTCGAGGCACCCTCTTCTACAAGGGCGACTTCCACCCACGCGGTTGTAGCGGCCAGGGCCGGTCCGCCGAGGAAAGCCTTGGCGTCGGCCCTGGCGCGCATTACAACGACGACACCATGTACAGTTGCAGCATCAACGGCGACCGCGCCAACAACAAAGGCTATACGATGGGTATCCGCTACCCTGCCAGGGCCACCTATCAGTACTGCGCCCCATACGACAAGACGACGAACATCAACTGCGTCTACGAGGACGAGCTGAACTGGGAGGTGCGGCCCAGCCAGCACCTGCCACCGGTTCGCCGCGGCAAGCAGTAG
- a CDS encoding 40S ribosomal protein S3A, putative (TriTrypDB/GeneDB-style sysID: LpmP.34.0380), with protein sequence MALGKNKRISKGGKRGKRGKAQETMARKEWYDVVAPSNFEKRQFSKTICNKTQGTRIAADVLRGRVFEANLADLNQSAGEEEAYRKVRFTVQEVQGRNLLTQFHSMEMTTDKMASLLRKWCTTMETTVEVRTADGYTMRLFVVAFTKPQANQQSRNCYAKQRLVKWLRMRVTKMIKRRLSKVQIKEAVSLLTRNVLSDALVRRCNPIVPLREMRIRKVRVVRTPKFDAQALLNAHGTIPTSVEADPREVEEAVEAAPAAAKAAE encoded by the coding sequence ATGGCTTTGGGCAAGAACAAGCGCATCAGCAAGGGCGGCAAGCGCGGCAAGCGCGGAAAGGCGCAGGAGACGATGGCGCGCAAGGAGTGGTACGACGTCGTGGCGCCGTCGAATTTCGAGAAGCGCCAGTTCTCCAAGACGATCTGCAACAAGACGCAGGGCACCCGTATTGCTGCCgacgtgctgcgcggccgCGTGTTCGAGGCCAACCTCGCCGACCTGAACCAGTCCgctggtgaggaggaggcgtaccGCAAGGTGCGCTTCACGGTACAGGAGGTGCAGGGCCGCAACCTGCTGACGCAGTTCCACTCGATGGAGATGACGACGGACAAGATGGCGAGTCTTCTGCGCAAGTGGTGCACAACGATGGAGACGACGGTGGAGGTGAGGACCGCCGACGGTTACACGATGCGTCTCTTCGTTGTTGCGTTCACGAAGCCACAGGCGAACCAGCAGTCGCGCAACTGCTACGCGAAGCAACGCCTCGTGAAGTGGCTGCGCATGCGTGTCACGAAGATGATCAAGCGCCGCCTGTCAAAGGTGCAGATCAAGGAGgccgtgtcgctgctgacgcgcaaCGTGCTGAGTGatgcgctggtgcgccgctgcaacccgatcgtgccgctgcgcgagATGCGCATCCGCAAGGTGCGCGTAGTGCGCACGCCGAAGTTCGAcgcacaggcgctgctgaacgcCCACGGCACCATCCCGACGTCCGTGGAGGCTGACCcgcgcgaggtggaggaggcggtcgAGGCTGCACCGGCTGCGGCGAAGGCTGCCGAGTAA